From a region of the Eretmochelys imbricata isolate rEreImb1 chromosome 6, rEreImb1.hap1, whole genome shotgun sequence genome:
- the MYL11 gene encoding myosin regulatory light chain 11: MFDQTQIQEFKEAFTVIDQNRDGIIDKEDLRDTFAAMGRLNVKNEELDAMIKEASGPINFTVFLTMFGEKLKGADPEDVIMGAFKVLDSDAKGTIKKQFLEELLTTQCDRFTPEEIKNMWAAFPPDVAGNVDYKNICYVITHGEDKEGE; this comes from the exons ATGTTTGACCAAACCCAAATCCAGGAGTTCAAAGAG GCCTTCACCGTCATTGACCAGAACAGAGATGGCATCATCGACAAGGAAGACCTGAGAGACACATTCGCTGCCATGG GGCGCCTGAACGTGAAGAACGAGGAGCTGGACGCCATGATTAAGGAAGCCAGCGGCCCCATCAACTTCACCGTCTTCCTCACCATGTTTGGGGAGAAGCTCAAGG GTGCTGACCCCGAGGACGTGATCATGGGGGCATTCAAGGTCCTGGACAGCGACGCCAAAGGCACCATCAAGAAGCAGTT CCTGGAAGAACTTCTGACCACCCAGTGCGACAGATTCACCCCAGAAGAG ATCAAGAACATGTGGGCAGCTTTTCCTCCAGATGTGGCCGGCAACGTGGACTACAAGAACATCTGCTACGTCATTACACACGGTGAAGACAAAGAAGGGGAGTAA
- the QPRT gene encoding nicotinate-nucleotide pyrophosphorylase [carboxylating] encodes MTSRLDLSHLLPPPRLRQLVRDWLQEDAPAFDPAGCAVGERPERAVLLCKSPGVLAGCPFFDAVFTELGCTVEWFQPEGAWLEPVARVAEVRGKARHLLLGERTALNCLGRCSGVATATGRACRLAREAGWRGQVAGTRKTTPGFRLAEKYALLVGGASGHRYGLGSLVMLKDNHVWAAGGIAQAVQEAQRVAGFHLKLEVECRSLGEALEAAEAGSDIVMLDNFSPEDLHPAASALKAAHPRVMVEASGGISEENISQFFGPCIDVLSLGCLTQSARAVDFSLKICRETPVQRDFAF; translated from the exons ATGACCTCCCGCCTGGATCTCTctcacctcctcccgcccccccgcttGCGCCAGCTGGTCCGGGACTGGCTCCAAGAGGATGCCCCGGCCTTCGACCCCGCGGGCTGCGCAGTGGGGGAGCGCCCGGAGCGCGCTGTGCTCCTCTGCAAGTCTCCCGGGGTGTTGGCTGGCTGCCCCTTCTTTGACGCCGTCTTTACCGAGCTGGGCTGCACCGTGGAGTGGTTCCAGCCCGAGGGGGCCTGGCTGGAGCCCGTGGCCCGCGTGGCCGAAGTCCGCGGCAAAGCCCGCCACCTGTTGCTCGGGGAGAGGACTGCTCTGAATTGCCTGGGACGGTGCAGCGGGGTGGCCACGGCCACGGGACGGGCCTGCCGGCTGGCGCGGGAGGCCGGCTGGCGCGGGCAAGTGGCCGGGACGAGGAAGACCACGCCGGGTTTCAGGCTGGCTGAGAAGTACGCCCTGCTGGTGGGGGGAGCTTCGGGCCACCGCTACGGTTTGGGCAGTCTTGTCATGCTGAAGGATAACCACGTCTGGGCTGCGGGAGGAATTGCCCAG GCTGTCCAGGAAGCCCAGCGGGTGGCTGGCTTTCATCTGAAGCTGGAGGTGGAGTGTCGTTCGCTGGGAGAGGCCCTGGAGGCCGCAGAGGCCGGATCTGACATAGTCATGCTGGATAACTTCTCCCCGGAG GACTTGCATCCCGCCGCCAGCGCGCTGAAAGCCGCCCACCCCCGGGTGATGGTGGAAGCCAGCGGTGGGATCTCGGAGGAGAATATCTCCCAGTTCTTCGGCCCGTGTATAGACGTCCTTTCTCTAGGATGCCTCACCCAGTCGGCCCGAGCCGTGGATTTTTCCCTCAAAATCTGTCGGGAGACGCCGGTCCAGAGAGATTTTGCCTTCTAA